A genome region from Pseudanabaena sp. Chao 1811 includes the following:
- a CDS encoding prepilin-type N-terminal cleavage/methylation domain-containing protein: MRKINTRLFLIKYLLSTQAGFSLLEALMAVVVVSILMTAILPMIVLTTATRVQSRRVDLATQAARGYVDGVRSGVIDITSTGASFPFLNTDTARNQYFQSTPAPNNTNISSLNAIQGVKIDTNSNGFSINDPQDLVIQPMRTTGTDLSTQGFYMQVRVYRADAFQQDASGNLTALQSGLTLQTGNDESACPNGRQTITNTGGAKNCPLVIMKVDINPPTSTLSQIKSRL; this comes from the coding sequence ATGCGAAAAATAAATACTCGTTTATTCCTCATCAAGTATTTGCTATCTACGCAAGCAGGATTTTCGCTGCTAGAGGCTCTTATGGCAGTGGTCGTAGTGAGCATTCTCATGACTGCGATTTTGCCTATGATCGTATTGACTACTGCTACAAGAGTCCAGTCGCGGCGAGTTGACCTAGCTACACAGGCAGCCCGTGGCTATGTCGATGGTGTCCGCTCAGGTGTAATTGACATCACATCGACAGGGGCATCCTTTCCATTTTTGAATACCGACACTGCCCGAAATCAATATTTCCAAAGTACACCAGCACCAAACAATACTAATATCAGTAGTCTGAATGCGATCCAAGGGGTCAAGATAGATACTAATTCCAATGGCTTTAGTATTAATGATCCGCAGGATTTAGTGATTCAGCCGATGCGTACTACTGGTACAGATTTATCAACGCAGGGCTTTTATATGCAGGTGCGGGTATACCGAGCTGATGCTTTTCAACAGGATGCTTCAGGAAATCTCACAGCACTGCAATCAGGACTGACATTGCAGACAGGAAATGATGAGTCAGCCTGTCCAAATGGTCGTCAAACCATCACTAATACTGGCGGAGCCAAAAATTGTCCTTTGGTAATTATGAAGGTTGATATTAATCCTCCAACAAGTACGCTTAGTCAGATTAAAAGTCGTTTATAG
- the hpsA gene encoding hormogonium polysaccharide biosynthesis protein HpsA, translated as MSDSKQSRKLNRFFAEFLAKIRKWLNKIGSPIRISRRFIRLLLNGSSGKKRKAGGFILPTVTLVTLVVSLLVVSTVARSTDRAREASNARVEQVYRSANSAILDRARAKISALIEDPTLPGGTPPESSLYQAITSDNGNYTFADEVRLQIVDPAVKSPSNVINWGAVAISDNDAVGTTWKFPVDTDSNGKFDSFAIYTILFRTTPRDTVTNLNTRAVSPIEVRTPPMDNGVLSGACVNAASSGASTTEGWVTTSDNALKKSFFVYALTVPITTPLNDPSSPLTAAEQAGGAFETYAGNPSFSALELQQDRARSPQNNNAVWFEGDLEISRAAAFDLNGRIYTAGNLMLGVESSPIRLFQVSSPSSCYYKEENSKISVAGNVVEGDALVSDNSLSVNSTVGVHLFRGGGVDPTGGNPNTLVGTNAGAAAGQIKIIDNSTQSVEDNDSNRGRDVAFNDFAYNFRVDALVNLADATFSGANVITSGLPSYASITDKDVLTSDPLPVKLDIVKRVIDEGLTTEADFRVARRKALDAYFRLRTRKVPYREVPYGASDSVIYGGVTPAITTVTTASGSEWQPPIEWMFPAYSNAAPMTGDVSVAADLVNIKAGKSLIRGSAGTNPTTVPPTVAKIGDLTLGKTSTISSASIAALPATKPEDEKVTYEQFLGDRVLVGNNLPALWLKNDGGINRYVGLTEANYLTSNDSIRWNNTETSAIAASTANSRYRFTQSNSLKSLGVSDRGGFWELNAADNPGFDATGKSTPTTTPVSGGLRVVTSAGVYSRKATQTFLPAPPALVDNPITSNDTSTSSPESDFRYRLNEANFPVVWSDAMPMTGSVKLDTSVTPNVYRPWNWTAGRWANSTDAATVTIDALGNTAPNPDNRKGDLQMRATAVYHYKTSAYDPAAPATYQAPIACVSSYYDPTNSVTAQDVSVAGGRSNNGYSYAVGQTAANITSGITFTNSTGLFTVTSGADDPADAGVALSSRLAYQANLMFPNGRFANEPLRNALIKVSGSQTLTLPDQSAIDSTLCSLQILDGTIAKSTTLFPNFAVKEAAFLDGREVKALNQDESLTTPIANSTNRSDLYNLEIEQREPLEIRVTDLDMEILRSTTISGTNNTTNGVNPDYLLPYSGVVYATRDDSLPDLSYFDTDTSGNPVTTLMSKRRSLSSTDFRLDPSRRPNGIRLRNGTRLWRGTGTTQPNYSTATQGEKGLILVSNDPVYVKADGGGFNLHTAEEFTTALASDWSNFYTRTTLNPNFAYRPGQAQASSGGSGGDQWRPATVISDGITVQSGSFAEGFRDQGDYDLRNNRNSSTNTNWEDRSQTTKLLSQTVGLGSASLSERQDLPSIKRLSMGFLNNNFVTSYNWLPDATVADTISGNSGTYPAFTALGAATATSDVDSNLWPGLGSTNTNSYLSNGVTPVQRRVIFGEYGMEICRKVPASECTFSDWVKDGAGTTALPNATGTTAPTPAAAPRYIASADERFPRRLSFLRYDDIYNDGNQALIMAAGSCPDLNNWWPMPIGVVNGNTDATAASNAGYTYPQVLGDRTTPFSLSNSTAYGNVGCPSIHPVVRFDNNNDIGDVEGRSIYTLPQSPPDAGDPLLSGAITSSNPQNPPLRQGDLPTSYPAPTTANTTASDYVKTNDYAPIVASGNLPEPNFIVPNTNNSTDNPVTWPGHTKRNVVRQYPPATGTSTTLATNDGSGNTASNPPTNLRLNNNAIYRPYTFRVIVDNPNTANNSDPATGTPATPITVEISTEDPNPTSLTGLDSNASHIAKRGLYLGTGATGLQPQVKNTSYGGSATQTTPANQIGLEEAITARGSGTGTDYLSTIYRWNGTTWVPADYVGTPAAGGKQVLKFPDTTNPQCSAITSGTTTCFQWVTVLVVRDSAVEERERFRVRIDNPNEKDTGAVLRTVTAPSTTSNANAWDYRWVRIDNDDAPSTGGTPTPTPTPTPTPTPIPTPTPIPTPTPVPTPIPTPTPKPTPTPVPTPTPTPKPVTPTPVPTPTPVATPTPKPTPTPTPKPTPTPTPTPIPIGPGTIFPQRAFSHTRLPFSAIMPRIPESSPLAAAYPAAPTGTTNYPFPSYAGSSGYSFVPNTKGNSAWGVPVANQFPDIAPDQAPYVSGGTAATENAQTPMLPGMSKLVPQRVARSLWYRTTSANSDPTGDSADTQYENTRNLFIYNTSYDSTAANPASNGTFNTNQPAPLILPETVCINPTTGLVDKTCTDAGATLNLNLPANTTFPNGSATNQPASSFTVCGATGASRRYQATQQLGTTFLNDITGNSCPTTLGNPRSAIVSFASGLTTTNFTTGQAVSLSGSGTTWSVNALSSTKPNVLDLTAANFTSLLNSTLTLNANGNTDPTFILRAPDSADITIDGLYVKLQGVDPNKVFWLFPRLGPKALTIQGTTVSKPTVLVGNFIGTMPATGGARDTVTGLNIGPTYSGQGVAIRSARFLGFRAVNVKQAATESAVTPVVSPAAIGVDSTAMITAMTTVNQPVVVPVIQLHSPISKTVAASTPAATAAAMPQPTGYNQKYLNGINGNPAAAATPGDGTGQWTQRASAATVNIYFVAGNTPSRSYVPYTTSATAVTPNTTIYTGETGGGLHNFVRFMENWTGQTLQISGGFIQNTRSVFATAPFSATAPYSSLSVTGCTTTLSYATRDTCIETSSDMQTWFTNPSAVTDPLSNFAKYYQSVTVQSVPFYSPPRRKWGFDVGLLVQQPDLFAQRFSQALPNPNEFFREATKDDPWIKTMLCALQPDPTKLETDNTAADIINVGYKQKLGTKPSNYTSYALGSKERPSDCDTLTANKVYNPA; from the coding sequence AGGCGGGCGGTTTCATCTTGCCAACTGTGACTTTGGTGACTTTAGTTGTCAGCTTGCTGGTAGTCTCCACAGTTGCCCGCTCAACTGACCGTGCTAGAGAAGCTTCTAATGCTCGAGTTGAACAAGTATATCGCAGCGCTAACTCGGCGATTCTCGATCGCGCTAGGGCAAAGATTAGCGCCCTAATCGAAGATCCCACTCTACCTGGGGGAACTCCACCTGAATCTTCCCTCTACCAAGCTATTACTAGCGACAATGGTAACTACACCTTTGCCGATGAAGTTCGCCTCCAAATCGTCGATCCCGCAGTAAAATCTCCATCTAACGTCATTAACTGGGGAGCAGTTGCGATCTCTGATAATGATGCTGTTGGTACGACTTGGAAGTTCCCTGTTGATACTGACAGCAATGGTAAGTTTGACTCCTTTGCAATTTACACTATTCTGTTCCGTACAACGCCACGGGATACGGTTACTAACCTCAATACCCGTGCGGTTAGCCCAATCGAAGTCCGCACACCACCGATGGACAATGGGGTGCTAAGTGGTGCTTGTGTAAATGCGGCTTCCTCTGGTGCTAGTACGACGGAAGGTTGGGTAACGACATCGGATAACGCTCTCAAAAAGAGTTTCTTTGTCTATGCACTAACGGTTCCAATTACTACGCCACTCAATGATCCATCTAGCCCTCTTACCGCAGCAGAGCAAGCGGGTGGAGCCTTTGAAACTTATGCTGGTAATCCATCTTTCAGTGCGCTCGAACTCCAACAAGACCGTGCGCGATCGCCTCAAAATAATAATGCGGTTTGGTTTGAAGGGGACTTAGAAATATCACGGGCAGCAGCCTTTGACTTGAACGGAAGAATCTATACAGCTGGGAATCTGATGTTGGGGGTTGAAAGTTCTCCGATCAGGCTTTTCCAAGTTAGTAGTCCTTCTTCTTGCTATTACAAAGAAGAAAATAGCAAAATTTCTGTAGCAGGGAATGTTGTTGAAGGGGATGCTCTCGTTAGTGACAACTCATTGAGTGTAAATTCAACGGTTGGGGTGCATTTGTTCCGAGGAGGTGGGGTAGATCCTACGGGTGGGAATCCTAATACTTTGGTTGGAACTAATGCTGGAGCTGCTGCAGGACAAATCAAGATTATTGATAACTCAACCCAAAGCGTAGAAGACAATGATTCAAATCGGGGACGTGATGTTGCTTTTAATGACTTTGCCTATAACTTTCGGGTAGATGCACTGGTTAACTTAGCTGATGCCACATTTTCAGGGGCGAATGTCATTACTTCAGGATTACCTTCCTACGCATCGATTACAGATAAGGATGTTCTGACCAGTGATCCACTGCCTGTCAAGTTAGATATTGTGAAGCGAGTAATTGATGAAGGTCTTACTACAGAAGCTGACTTTAGAGTTGCTCGCAGAAAGGCTTTAGATGCCTATTTTAGATTGCGGACACGCAAAGTTCCCTATCGTGAAGTTCCCTATGGTGCTTCCGATAGCGTAATTTACGGTGGAGTTACACCCGCAATTACTACAGTTACCACAGCTAGCGGGTCAGAATGGCAGCCTCCAATCGAGTGGATGTTTCCTGCCTATTCCAATGCAGCTCCAATGACAGGAGATGTCTCTGTAGCCGCCGATCTCGTGAATATTAAGGCTGGTAAATCTTTAATAAGAGGAAGTGCTGGCACAAATCCAACTACGGTTCCGCCTACAGTGGCAAAAATTGGTGACTTGACCCTAGGAAAAACCAGTACGATTTCATCAGCATCGATCGCTGCTTTGCCTGCCACCAAGCCCGAAGATGAGAAGGTTACTTACGAGCAATTTTTGGGCGATCGCGTATTAGTTGGTAATAACTTACCTGCACTATGGCTCAAAAATGATGGTGGCATCAATCGCTATGTAGGTTTGACGGAGGCAAATTACCTCACCAGTAACGATTCAATTCGCTGGAACAATACGGAGACTTCGGCGATCGCTGCCTCCACTGCTAACAGTCGCTATCGCTTTACCCAATCAAATTCGCTCAAGTCTTTGGGTGTGTCAGATCGAGGCGGTTTCTGGGAACTCAATGCGGCTGACAACCCCGGATTTGACGCTACTGGTAAGTCAACTCCCACCACCACACCAGTTAGTGGTGGTCTCAGAGTTGTTACTAGTGCAGGGGTGTATAGTCGTAAAGCAACCCAAACATTTCTACCCGCGCCACCTGCTTTAGTTGATAACCCGATTACCTCTAATGACACTTCCACTTCATCACCAGAATCTGATTTTCGTTACAGATTAAATGAAGCGAATTTCCCAGTTGTCTGGAGTGATGCGATGCCAATGACTGGCTCGGTCAAACTAGATACTTCCGTAACTCCTAATGTCTATCGTCCTTGGAATTGGACTGCTGGGCGTTGGGCAAATTCTACGGATGCTGCAACTGTTACTATCGATGCTCTGGGCAATACTGCACCCAATCCTGACAATCGGAAGGGTGATTTGCAGATGCGAGCCACTGCGGTCTATCACTACAAAACATCGGCATATGACCCAGCCGCTCCTGCTACATACCAAGCTCCGATCGCCTGTGTCAGTAGCTACTACGATCCCACTAATTCCGTTACTGCTCAAGATGTTTCTGTAGCAGGTGGGCGCTCAAATAATGGATATTCCTATGCTGTTGGTCAAACTGCTGCTAACATCACATCTGGCATCACCTTTACCAATTCAACAGGGCTATTTACAGTCACTTCTGGAGCTGACGATCCTGCGGACGCAGGTGTTGCTCTATCATCTCGTCTGGCATATCAAGCAAACTTAATGTTCCCTAATGGTAGATTTGCCAATGAACCATTACGGAATGCACTCATCAAAGTTTCAGGAAGCCAGACTCTGACTTTGCCTGACCAGTCAGCCATAGACTCGACACTCTGTTCACTACAAATTCTCGATGGAACGATCGCTAAGAGTACGACTCTTTTCCCTAACTTTGCAGTGAAGGAAGCCGCATTCTTAGATGGTCGTGAAGTGAAGGCTCTTAATCAAGATGAGTCATTAACCACACCAATTGCGAATAGTACCAATCGTTCCGATCTCTATAATCTCGAAATAGAACAGCGTGAGCCGCTAGAGATTCGGGTGACGGATCTCGATATGGAAATATTGCGATCGACAACTATCTCAGGGACTAACAACACTACTAATGGCGTAAATCCAGACTACTTACTACCCTACAGTGGCGTTGTCTATGCGACTCGTGATGATTCACTACCTGACCTCAGTTATTTTGATACTGACACAAGCGGAAATCCTGTCACTACTTTGATGAGCAAGCGGCGATCGCTAAGTTCAACCGATTTTCGTCTTGATCCCTCCCGTCGCCCCAATGGCATTCGTCTACGGAATGGAACTCGTCTCTGGCGTGGTACTGGTACTACGCAGCCAAATTATAGTACAGCCACCCAAGGCGAAAAGGGATTGATTTTAGTTTCTAACGATCCTGTATATGTCAAGGCTGACGGTGGTGGATTTAACCTGCATACGGCTGAGGAGTTTACAACTGCACTGGCTAGTGATTGGAGTAATTTCTACACTCGAACCACTCTAAATCCTAACTTTGCCTATCGTCCAGGACAGGCTCAAGCCTCATCAGGAGGATCTGGTGGTGATCAATGGCGACCAGCGACGGTAATTTCTGATGGTATTACGGTGCAGTCGGGTAGCTTCGCAGAAGGTTTCCGCGATCAAGGTGACTATGACCTTCGCAATAACCGTAACTCCTCGACCAATACGAACTGGGAAGATCGCAGTCAAACTACTAAATTACTCAGTCAAACGGTTGGGTTAGGCAGTGCTTCTCTCTCAGAGCGCCAAGATTTACCATCGATCAAGCGCCTGAGTATGGGCTTCTTGAACAATAACTTTGTCACTAGTTACAACTGGCTGCCTGATGCAACTGTTGCCGATACAATCTCAGGAAATTCGGGAACCTACCCCGCCTTTACCGCTCTTGGTGCTGCAACTGCTACCTCTGATGTTGACTCCAATCTCTGGCCTGGACTGGGTAGCACGAACACTAATAGTTATCTCTCTAATGGTGTCACTCCTGTCCAGCGTCGGGTGATCTTTGGTGAATATGGCATGGAGATTTGCCGTAAGGTTCCTGCCTCGGAATGTACTTTTAGTGATTGGGTCAAAGATGGTGCAGGGACAACAGCACTACCAAATGCTACTGGTACGACTGCACCAACACCAGCGGCTGCACCTCGATATATTGCGTCTGCGGATGAGCGGTTCCCCCGTCGTTTGTCATTCTTGCGCTATGACGATATCTATAATGATGGGAACCAAGCACTTATCATGGCAGCAGGTTCTTGTCCTGACCTCAACAACTGGTGGCCGATGCCCATTGGTGTTGTTAATGGGAATACTGATGCAACGGCGGCTTCTAATGCTGGCTATACCTATCCACAGGTACTAGGCGATCGCACTACACCCTTTAGTCTGTCTAACAGCACCGCCTATGGCAATGTTGGCTGTCCTTCAATACATCCTGTAGTCAGATTTGATAACAATAATGACATTGGTGACGTTGAGGGTAGAAGTATCTATACCTTGCCCCAAAGTCCTCCTGATGCGGGTGACCCCTTGCTTTCAGGCGCAATCACATCTTCTAACCCTCAGAACCCACCTCTACGCCAAGGTGATCTCCCCACAAGTTATCCTGCCCCAACTACTGCTAATACAACAGCATCCGACTATGTAAAGACCAATGACTATGCCCCGATTGTGGCTAGTGGCAATCTGCCCGAACCAAACTTTATTGTTCCTAATACCAATAACTCTACCGACAACCCCGTCACATGGCCCGGACATACCAAACGAAATGTTGTTCGTCAGTATCCTCCAGCCACTGGCACAAGTACAACTCTAGCTACTAATGATGGATCAGGCAATACCGCTTCCAATCCTCCGACAAACCTAAGATTGAACAATAACGCTATTTATCGCCCCTATACATTTAGGGTAATTGTTGATAATCCCAACACTGCGAATAACAGCGATCCAGCTACTGGAACTCCTGCAACTCCGATCACCGTGGAGATTTCTACGGAAGATCCTAATCCCACCTCATTAACGGGATTGGATAGTAACGCATCACATATTGCTAAGCGCGGACTGTACTTAGGCACAGGGGCAACAGGGCTGCAACCTCAGGTGAAAAACACTTCCTATGGAGGTAGTGCTACTCAAACTACGCCTGCTAATCAGATTGGGCTTGAAGAAGCGATCACCGCTCGTGGATCTGGTACTGGTACTGACTATCTCTCGACTATTTATCGATGGAATGGTACAACTTGGGTTCCTGCCGACTATGTGGGTACTCCTGCGGCGGGCGGTAAACAAGTTCTCAAATTCCCCGACACCACTAATCCTCAATGTTCAGCAATCACTTCTGGCACTACTACCTGTTTCCAATGGGTAACAGTCTTGGTTGTCCGCGATAGTGCGGTTGAGGAAAGAGAAAGATTCCGTGTGCGGATTGATAATCCGAATGAGAAGGATACAGGTGCTGTATTAAGAACCGTTACTGCTCCTAGCACCACAAGCAATGCCAATGCTTGGGATTATCGTTGGGTCAGGATTGACAATGACGATGCGCCATCAACTGGTGGAACACCAACACCAACACCAACGCCAACACCAACGCCAACGCCAATCCCAACGCCAACACCAATCCCAACGCCAACACCAGTACCAACACCAATCCCAACGCCAACACCGAAACCAACACCAACACCAGTACCAACACCAACACCAACACCGAAGCCTGTCACTCCAACACCAGTACCAACACCAACACCAGTAGCAACACCAACACCGAAACCAACACCAACACCAACACCGAAACCAACACCAACACCAACACCAACACCTATTCCTATTGGTCCTGGAACGATCTTCCCTCAAAGAGCCTTTAGTCATACACGCTTGCCATTCTCGGCAATCATGCCTCGTATTCCTGAATCTAGCCCCTTAGCTGCTGCCTATCCCGCAGCTCCTACTGGCACAACTAACTATCCTTTCCCCAGCTATGCAGGATCATCTGGCTATTCATTTGTTCCTAACACTAAAGGCAATAGTGCTTGGGGCGTACCTGTAGCCAACCAATTCCCCGACATTGCCCCTGATCAAGCACCTTATGTCTCTGGTGGTACTGCGGCAACTGAAAATGCTCAGACTCCGATGTTGCCTGGAATGTCTAAGCTTGTTCCTCAGAGGGTAGCGCGATCGCTATGGTATAGAACTACCTCTGCCAACAGCGATCCGACTGGTGATAGTGCTGACACCCAATATGAAAACACGCGCAACCTATTTATCTACAACACCAGCTATGACTCAACCGCAGCTAATCCCGCATCCAATGGCACATTTAACACCAATCAACCTGCGCCATTAATCTTGCCTGAAACAGTTTGTATCAATCCCACAACGGGCTTGGTAGATAAAACCTGTACTGATGCAGGAGCGACCCTCAATCTCAATTTACCTGCTAACACTACATTCCCCAATGGTAGTGCGACCAACCAACCTGCATCGTCATTTACAGTTTGTGGTGCAACGGGTGCTTCACGTCGATATCAAGCAACTCAGCAGCTTGGTACGACATTCCTCAATGACATTACAGGTAATAGTTGTCCGACTACATTGGGCAATCCAAGAAGTGCGATCGTGAGTTTTGCCTCAGGTTTGACTACTACTAACTTCACCACTGGTCAAGCAGTATCGCTGAGTGGGTCTGGTACTACTTGGTCGGTGAATGCCCTTAGCAGCACTAAACCTAATGTCTTAGATTTAACGGCTGCTAATTTCACCTCACTGCTTAATTCGACCCTTACCTTAAATGCCAATGGCAATACCGATCCGACATTCATACTACGCGCACCTGATTCTGCGGATATCACCATTGATGGTTTGTATGTCAAGTTGCAAGGTGTCGATCCTAACAAGGTATTTTGGCTATTCCCTAGATTGGGACCAAAAGCTCTAACGATTCAGGGTACTACTGTTAGCAAACCCACTGTACTGGTCGGTAACTTTATTGGAACGATGCCCGCCACTGGTGGAGCCAGAGATACTGTAACAGGGTTAAATATTGGACCCACTTACAGTGGTCAGGGTGTTGCGATTAGAAGTGCGAGATTCTTAGGATTTAGAGCAGTTAATGTCAAACAAGCTGCGACCGAATCAGCAGTTACACCTGTGGTCTCACCAGCAGCGATCGGAGTTGACTCCACAGCGATGATTACTGCCATGACTACCGTCAATCAGCCCGTCGTTGTTCCCGTGATCCAACTTCACTCACCGATCTCCAAAACAGTCGCAGCTTCTACCCCCGCTGCTACTGCCGCAGCAATGCCACAGCCCACTGGTTATAACCAGAAGTATCTGAATGGTATTAATGGTAATCCTGCCGCCGCCGCAACCCCAGGTGATGGCACAGGTCAATGGACACAGCGAGCAAGTGCCGCTACAGTCAATATTTACTTCGTAGCAGGTAACACCCCATCGCGTTCCTATGTGCCATATACCACATCGGCAACAGCTGTTACACCTAACACAACAATTTATACAGGTGAGACAGGCGGTGGCTTGCACAACTTTGTCCGCTTTATGGAGAACTGGACAGGTCAAACCCTACAGATCTCAGGTGGATTTATTCAAAATACCCGTAGTGTCTTTGCCACTGCACCATTCTCGGCAACTGCACCTTACAGCAGCCTTTCCGTCACTGGATGTACTACGACTTTGTCCTATGCGACCCGTGACACCTGTATTGAGACCAGTAGCGATATGCAGACTTGGTTTACCAATCCTTCTGCCGTTACTGATCCCCTCAGCAACTTTGCCAAGTATTACCAGTCCGTCACAGTGCAGTCAGTGCCTTTCTACTCACCACCTCGCAGAAAATGGGGATTTGACGTTGGTTTGCTAGTCCAACAGCCCGACTTGTTCGCGCAAAGGTTCTCGCAAGCGTTGCCTAACCCCAACGAGTTCTTTAGAGAGGCAACCAAAGATGATCCTTGGATCAAAACTATGCTCTGTGCCTTACAGCCTGATCCCACTAAACTTGAGACAGACAATACCGCAGCCGATATCATCAATGTTGGCTATAAGCAAAAACTAGGTACTAAACCCTCAAATTACACAAGCTATGCACTTGGTAGCAAAGAGCGTCCATCCGATTGCGATACGCTAACTGCAAACAAGGTCTATAATCCTGCTTAG
- a CDS encoding pilus assembly FimT family protein, giving the protein MLWLSKHNRKLLLLLVRNRDRGFTLIEVLAVLVIVGVLSAIAAPGWLGFLNNNRLSASQSRVFSTIKDAQSTAKRTNTPTTFTIANSSNGAYVVTSRSQAQYLEQGVQVLSVNKQTAPTSVTLPLTISFNAQGLPTTVNNAAFTDFPLRITLNTPDTPNRKRCTTITTILGSVKSGSDTDCP; this is encoded by the coding sequence ATGCTGTGGTTATCTAAACATAATAGAAAGTTATTGTTGCTATTAGTACGAAATCGCGATCGCGGCTTTACCTTGATTGAGGTTTTAGCAGTATTGGTGATCGTTGGGGTTTTATCAGCGATCGCGGCTCCCGGCTGGCTAGGATTTTTGAATAATAATCGTCTCAGCGCTTCTCAAAGTCGAGTTTTTAGTACGATCAAAGATGCTCAATCTACGGCTAAGAGAACTAATACACCTACAACTTTTACAATCGCTAACTCATCGAATGGAGCTTATGTTGTCACTAGCCGATCACAAGCTCAATATTTAGAACAAGGTGTACAGGTTCTATCGGTTAATAAACAGACTGCACCAACATCGGTTACATTACCATTAACAATTTCGTTTAACGCACAAGGACTGCCTACTACGGTTAATAATGCTGCCTTTACTGATTTTCCCCTGCGGATCACTTTAAATACTCCCGATACTCCCAACCGCAAACGCTGTACCACGATCACGACAATTTTGGGTTCAGTCAAATCAGGATCTGATACAGACTGCCCTTAA
- the hpsC gene encoding hormogonium polysaccharide secretion pseudopilin HpsC, which translates to MIFSIRKLFRVNRSYQRLHGDRHLRLWFELKIFFKRLLSRIFTTGDRWTARVKGFTLIELLIAILMATVIISTLLAFTVNIMDTDRKEQAKVESQGEVQAALNYISDDLQESVYIYNADSLNNNSPNGIKDQLPSFTNSTPVLVFWKRKYFAPTDIVNVGGANTKAVGCLEYGTSTTNGTCSPTTPTGSGRYTYSLVAYYLIYDNANGANTDWSNAARLGRWEISDGLRASCQADYNATPTACNEPKPIDRVDVTPSTSTPSSGVNFINYWTLPDRGFRPFDIQGGTLEFLMNKWTKTSAAYTGSLTTLIDFIDDTPYNTLQDNTTLGDTPIDIVIGPNTTVSGKTVNSDCLDQGKGVGGTLTAANTTTQRIPGAFSTTSSNAAEKLSSFYVCVNSSQNVARIYLRGNAIARLRPNQIESQRSISTDNTAFLTTGNVRAFGRGKVFTQ; encoded by the coding sequence ATGATTTTCTCAATACGTAAATTATTCAGGGTTAATCGTTCTTATCAAAGGCTGCATGGCGATCGCCATTTGCGGCTGTGGTTTGAGCTAAAGATATTTTTTAAACGGTTGCTCTCAAGAATATTCACTACAGGCGATCGCTGGACTGCGCGAGTTAAAGGTTTCACTTTAATTGAACTATTGATTGCGATTTTGATGGCTACTGTGATCATTAGTACATTGCTTGCCTTTACCGTCAATATTATGGATACGGATCGCAAGGAACAAGCAAAGGTGGAATCTCAAGGAGAAGTGCAAGCTGCTCTCAACTACATATCTGACGATTTACAAGAGTCTGTCTATATCTATAACGCTGATAGTTTAAATAACAACAGTCCCAACGGGATCAAAGATCAGCTTCCCAGTTTTACTAATAGCACTCCAGTTTTAGTCTTTTGGAAGCGTAAATACTTTGCGCCTACAGATATCGTCAATGTAGGCGGCGCAAACACCAAAGCTGTAGGCTGCTTGGAATATGGAACATCAACGACGAATGGAACTTGTAGTCCAACTACGCCAACTGGATCTGGTCGATATACCTATTCTCTGGTGGCTTACTATCTGATCTATGACAATGCTAATGGCGCAAATACAGACTGGTCTAATGCCGCAAGATTAGGACGTTGGGAAATCAGTGATGGTCTGCGTGCATCTTGCCAAGCGGATTACAATGCTACACCTACAGCTTGTAATGAGCCGAAGCCAATTGACAGGGTGGATGTGACTCCATCGACATCTACTCCATCTTCAGGAGTTAATTTTATTAATTATTGGACTTTACCTGATCGAGGTTTTAGACCATTTGATATTCAAGGTGGAACTTTAGAATTCCTCATGAATAAATGGACAAAAACTAGTGCAGCCTACACTGGTAGTTTGACAACCTTGATAGATTTTATTGATGACACGCCTTACAACACCTTGCAAGACAATACTACCCTTGGTGATACCCCCATTGATATTGTGATTGGTCCAAATACAACAGTTTCAGGTAAGACAGTTAATTCTGACTGTTTGGATCAGGGCAAAGGAGTTGGTGGCACATTAACAGCAGCAAATACAACTACTCAAAGAATTCCTGGTGCATTTTCTACTACTTCCTCTAATGCGGCGGAAAAGCTGAGTAGCTTTTATGTATGTGTGAACTCTAGTCAAAATGTTGCAAGGATCTATTTGAGAGGTAATGCTATAGCAAGGTTGAGACCAAATCAAATCGAAAGTCAAAGAAGTATCTCTACAGACAACACTGCATTTTTAACAACAGGTAATGTCAGAGCTTTTGGACGAGGTAAGGTTTTTACTCAATAG